One window of the Eucalyptus grandis isolate ANBG69807.140 chromosome 6, ASM1654582v1, whole genome shotgun sequence genome contains the following:
- the LOC104449193 gene encoding UDP-glycosyltransferase 91C1-like yields MAETTTTKESEGTAAPLHVAMFPWLAVGHFIPFLRLATLLARRGHRVSFLSTPHNLSRLPRIPAHLSSLVALVPLPLPDTPALPPLAQSSADVPNRHQQLLKPAFDALLPALRSFLQSSRPDWILYDYASHWLPALAAELRVPHAFLSLFAAAVLSFFGPPRELASGRRFQPAGGGGGGGGGGGDFTVVPPWIPAGSGLAFLPHEVARVAERSEARVETTEDGVRFGISIGESDAVVVRTCEEFEPEWLGLLRELYGDKPVLPVGLLPPTDEGDDDESDDVEGRETWEFIKDWLDGQEANSAVYVAFGTEATLTGAELVGLALGLEMSGLPFFWVLRRPPGSDRHEGLGSLPRGFVERVKGRGLVHSGWAPQAKILRHESVGGFLTHCGYNSIVEGLSLGRVLITFPVMNEQGLNARLLRAKGVAVEVPRDEVDGSFTGESVAGAVRLAMVDEAGEPARAAAREMKGVFGNKEKNDGYVDEFVRYLKEHRKPTDKINL; encoded by the coding sequence gacgacgacgaaggaGAGCGAGGGGACGGCGGCGCCGCTGCACGTGGCGATGTTCCCGTGGCTCGCCGTCGGCCACTTCATCCCCTTCCTCCGCCTCGCTACCCTCCTCGCGCGGCGGGGCCACCGGGTCTCCTTCCTCTCCACCCCGCACAACCTCTCGAGGCTCCCCAGGATCCCCGCGCACCTGTCCTCCCTCGTCGCCCTCGTGCCCCTCCCCCTCCCCGACACCCCCGCCCTGCCCCCGCTCGCCCAGTCCTCCGCCGACGTCCCCAACCGCCACCAGCAGCTCCTCAAGCCCGCCTTCGACGCCCTCCTCCCCGCGCTCCGCTCCTTCCTCCAGTCCTCCCGCCCCGACTGGATCCTCTACGACTACGCCTCCCACTGGCTCCCCGCCCTCGCCGCTGAGCTCCGCGTCCCCCACGCCTTCCTCAGCctcttcgccgccgccgtcctctCCTTCTTCGGCCCCCCGCGGGAGCTGGCCTCCGGCAGGAGGTTCCAgcccgccggcggcggcggcggcggcggcggcggcggcggggactTCACCGTGGTCCCGCCGTGGATCCCCGCCGGGTCCGGCCTGGCTTTCCTCCCGCACGAGGTCGCGAGGGTCGCGGAGCGGTCGGAGGCGAGGGTGGAGACCACGGAGGACGGGGTGCGGTTCGGCATCTCGATCGGGGAGAGCGACGCGGTCGTGGTTCGGACCTGCGAGGAGTTCGAGCCGGAGTGGCTCGGCCTGCTGCGCGAGCTGTACGGCGACAAGCCGGTTTTGCCGGTCGGGCTCTTGCCTCCGACGGACGAAGGGGATGATGACGAGAGCGATGACGTGGAAGGTAGGGAGACTTGGGAATTTATAAAAGATTGGTTGGATGGGCAGGAGGCCAACTCGGCCGTCTACGTGGCATTCGGCACGGAGGCTACGCTCACCGGAGCCGAGCTGGTGGGGTTGGCCCTCGGGTTGGAAATGTCCGGGCTGCCCTTCTTCTGGGTGCTCCGAAGGCCGCCCGGGTCGGATCGGCACGAGGGGTTGGGGAGCCTGCCGCGCGGGTTCGTGGAGAGAGTGAAGGGCCGAGGGCTCGTCCACTCCGGGTGGGCCCCGCAAGCGAAGATCCTGCGGCACGAGTCGGTCGGGGGGTTCCTGACTCATTGCGGGTACAACTCGATCGTCGAGGGCCTCTCGCTCGGGCGGGTCCTGATTACGTTCCCCGTGATGAATGAGCAAGGGCTCAACGCGAGGCTGTTGCGCGCAAAGGGGGTCGCGGTCGAAGTGCCGAGGGATGAGGTGGACGGGTCTTTCACGGGAGAGTCGGTGGCCGGGGCGGTCCGGTTGGCCATGGTGGATGAGGCGGGCGAgccggcgagggcggcggcgagggaAATGAAGGGCGTTTTCGGAAATAAGGAGAAAAATGATGGCTACGTGGATGAATTCGTTCGTTACTTGAAAGAGCATAGGAAGCCAACTGATAAGATTAACCTGTAA
- the LOC104449192 gene encoding double-stranded RNA-binding protein 1: MPASEGFSGVSNCYVFKSRLQEYAQKVGRPTPVYETIKEGPSHEPSFRSTVIVNDVRYDSLPGFFNRKAAEQSAAEVALLELAKSGEISDCISQPVHETGLCKNLLQEYAQKMNYAIPLYECRKDEAPGRVPLFSCTVEIGGIRYIGATAKTKKEAEIKAARTALLAIQSSTPKSCEKPITNSQLTVVPCKKRGTETTTNAEDTGNPPKAKKARFKKKSSKRKLSVDKLGNNQIQNTGHLNFRINNTVPSGVSEGAFGLLAWELGLNTNGNENESCVDIANVNAPNFQILQCPASNTNQGNLGTQGTLLVPHGDASALSRETNNISGVDEVASGCANMENSSGIFGFDLSEETV; this comes from the exons ATGCCCGCGAGCGAAGGTTTCTCAG GTGTCTCAAATTGCTACGTCTTCAAGAGTCGGTTGCAAGAGTATGCACAAAAAGTGGGACGACCAACTCCAGTCTATGAGACCATAAAAGAAGGTCCTTCACATGAACCTTCATTCAGATCAACGGTGATTGTTAATGATGTCAGATATGATTCTTTACCTGGGTTCTTTAATCGGAAGGCAGCCGAGCAGTCAGCTGCCGAAGTTGCGCTGCTGGAGTTAGCGAAGTCCGGTGAAATCAGTGACTGCATTTCTCAACCAGTT CATGAAACGGGGTTATGCAAAAACCTTCTTCAGGAATATGCACAGAAGATGAATTATGCGATTCCCCTGTATGAATGCCGAAAGGATGAGGCACCAGGGAGAGTGCCTCTCTTTTCATGCACTGTTGAGATTGGAGGAATTCGTTATATTGGTGCCACTGCAAAAACCAAGAAAGAAGCAGAGATTAAAGCTGCTCGAACAGCTCTTCTTGCCATACAGTCGAGTACACCCAAATCATGTGAGAAACCGATTACCAACTCTCAGCTGACGGTTGTTCCATGCAAAAAGAGAGGGACGGAGACGACTACTAATGCTGAGGACACTGGAAATCCTCCAAAGGCAAAGAAAGCGCgcttcaagaagaaatcatcaaaaagGAAGCTCTCCGTGGATAAGTTAGGCAATAATCAAATTCAGAATACAGGACATTTGAATTTTAGGATCAACAACACTGTTCCATCTGGAGTCTCAGAAGGTGCATTTGGATTGTTGGCGTGGGAATTGGGGCTCAAtacaaatggaaatgaaaatgaaagctgTGTGGACATTGCTAATGTGAATGCtcctaattttcaaattttgcagtGCCCAGCTTCCAATACCAATCAAGGTAATCTTGGCACTCAAGGTACGCTCCTTGTCCCTCATGGAGATGCTAGTGCTTTGTCGAGGGAGACAAATAACATTTCTGGGGTTGATGAAGTGGCTTCTGGCTGTGCTAACATGGAGAACTCAAGTGGCATTTTTGGGTTTGACTTATCTGAAGAAACTGTCTGA
- the LOC104449190 gene encoding uncharacterized protein LOC104449190 isoform X2, whose protein sequence is MNEAVVESKPQKRKGSISEEDISTLLQRYSATAVLCLLQEVAQFQGVKVDWNELVKKTSTGITNAREYRTLWRHLAYRSTLPEKLEDGDEPLDDDSDLEYELEAFPAVSTEASTEAAACVKGVNITVPVSVRKQPLPAVTSNEGLDVNGLASGNNASRKKRKPWSEAEDLELIAAVQKCGEGNWANILKADFKGDRTASQLSQRWAIIRKRHGNLNVGIANSTGPQLSEAQLAARHAVSLALDMPVKNSRTGATPNGTFGNSTQPAAAAESPFPGNIAGLAHHQTQQISQQRSSSVQSLSIAPKSRVPPKKASPKADMSPDSMGIKAAAVAAGARIATPSDAASLLKAAQAKNAVHIIPSGSLIKPSSIPGGSATQSRPHPGVNFRSTGLAVTSSHAGSAAEKESTSATASIPSAPAKEPAISLQKSNISPVVATELPLNQEARNDEKMVDSVTNNVMKEPTKEDGTSALDDAAKQVTEDDKVLVKPEVEQGNETPVEKSNVAPNAPVAVSDQSAVVSTRAEGGNDNRDKNCENGSLQVDAAGVVSIEHSKEVDGTS, encoded by the exons ATGAACGAAGCCGTCGTTGAATCGAAGCCCCAGAAGAGGAAGGGCTCCATTAGCGAAGAAGACATCTCCACCCTCTTGCAGAG GTATTCAGCGACCGCGGTGCTGTGTTTGCTTCAAGAAGTGGCGCAGTTTCAGGGCGTGAAGGtagattggaatgagctggtGAAGAAGACGTCGACCGGGATAACTAATGCGAGGGAGTACCGGACGCTGTGGAGGCATTTGGCTTATCGCAGTACGCTGCCGGAGAAATTGGAGGACGGGGATGAGCCTCTG GATGATGACAGTGACCTAGAATATGAGCTGGAAGCATTTCCTGCAGTGAGCACTGAAGCTTCGACAGAGGCTGCAGCCTGTGTCAAG GGCGTGAATATTACTGTACCGGTTTCTGTTCGGAAGCAGCCTCTGCCTGCAGTAACATCTAATGAAGGCTTGGATGTAAATGGATTAGCAAGTGGCAACAATGCTTctcgaaagaaaagaaaaccatggTCTGAGGCAGAGGACTTGGAACTCATTGCTGCTGTACAGAAATGTGGTGAAGGGAATTGGGCAAACATTCTAAAAGCAGACTTTAAGGGAGATAGGACTGCTTCACAGCTTTCTCAG AGGTGGGCCATTATACGGAAACGGCATGGAAACTTGAATGTGGGAATTGCAAATTCAACGGGGCCACAGCTTTCTGAAGCACAACTGGCTGCTCGTCATGCAGTGTCTCTAGCCCTCGATATGCCtgtgaaaaattcaagaacag GAGCAACACCAAATGGTACCTTTGGTAACTCTACACAACCTGCGGCTGCTGCTGAATCTCCTTTCCCTGGGAACATTGCTGGGCTGGCCCACCATCAAACTCAGCAAATTTCACAGCAAAGATCTTCTTCAGTGCAATCTTTAAGTATTGCACCAAAGTCTAGGGTTCCCCCGAAAAAAGCATCGCCAAAAGCTGATATGAGTCCCGATTCTATGGGAATAAAAGCTGCAGCAGTTGCTGCAGGGGCTCGCATTGCAACCCCTTCAGATGCTGCTTCGCTTCTGAAGGCTGCCCAGGCAAAAAATGCTGTACACATAATTCCTTCTGGTTCTTTAATTAAACCTTCTTCTATTCCTGGTGGCAGTGCCACCCAATCCAGGCCCCATCCTGGTGTAAACTTTAGAAGTACTGGGCTCGCTGTTACATCCAGCCATGCAGGCTCTGCTGCTGAGAAAGAATCGACTTCTGCAACCGCCAGCATTCCATCTGCTCCTGCTAAAGAACCAGCTATCTCCTTACAGAAGAGTAATATTTCCCCAGTTGTGGCCACTGAGCTTCCATTGAATCAAGAGGCCAGAAATGATGAGAAGATGGTTGATTCTGTAACGAACAATGTGATGAAGGAGCCGACCAAAGAAGATGGAACTTCTGCTTTAGACGATGCTGCAAAGCAGGTTACTGAAGATGACAAGGTTCTGGTAAAACCAGAAGTAGAGCAAGGAAATGAAACGCCAGTTGAGAAGTCTAATGTGGCACCGAATGCACCAGTGGCTGTAAGTGATCAAAGTGCTGTGGTGAGCACCCGGGCTGAGGGTGGAAATGACAATCGTGACAAGAACTGTGAGAACGGAAGTTTGCAGGTCGACGCGGCAGGCGTGGTATCTATAGAACATAGCAAAGAAGTAGACGGCACAAGCTAG
- the LOC104449190 gene encoding uncharacterized protein LOC104449190 isoform X1, which translates to MNEAVVESKPQKRKGSISEEDISTLLQRYSATAVLCLLQEVAQFQGVKVDWNELVKKTSTGITNAREYRTLWRHLAYRSTLPEKLEDGDEPLDDDSDLEYELEAFPAVSTEASTEAAACVKVLIGSGITSDPSLQSNSTVEAPLTINIPNGQSSRVSESSQPPCYTQGVNITVPVSVRKQPLPAVTSNEGLDVNGLASGNNASRKKRKPWSEAEDLELIAAVQKCGEGNWANILKADFKGDRTASQLSQRWAIIRKRHGNLNVGIANSTGPQLSEAQLAARHAVSLALDMPVKNSRTGATPNGTFGNSTQPAAAAESPFPGNIAGLAHHQTQQISQQRSSSVQSLSIAPKSRVPPKKASPKADMSPDSMGIKAAAVAAGARIATPSDAASLLKAAQAKNAVHIIPSGSLIKPSSIPGGSATQSRPHPGVNFRSTGLAVTSSHAGSAAEKESTSATASIPSAPAKEPAISLQKSNISPVVATELPLNQEARNDEKMVDSVTNNVMKEPTKEDGTSALDDAAKQVTEDDKVLVKPEVEQGNETPVEKSNVAPNAPVAVSDQSAVVSTRAEGGNDNRDKNCENGSLQVDAAGVVSIEHSKEVDGTS; encoded by the exons ATGAACGAAGCCGTCGTTGAATCGAAGCCCCAGAAGAGGAAGGGCTCCATTAGCGAAGAAGACATCTCCACCCTCTTGCAGAG GTATTCAGCGACCGCGGTGCTGTGTTTGCTTCAAGAAGTGGCGCAGTTTCAGGGCGTGAAGGtagattggaatgagctggtGAAGAAGACGTCGACCGGGATAACTAATGCGAGGGAGTACCGGACGCTGTGGAGGCATTTGGCTTATCGCAGTACGCTGCCGGAGAAATTGGAGGACGGGGATGAGCCTCTG GATGATGACAGTGACCTAGAATATGAGCTGGAAGCATTTCCTGCAGTGAGCACTGAAGCTTCGACAGAGGCTGCAGCCTGTGTCAAG GTTCTAATAGGTTCTGGTATAACAAGTGACCCCAGCCTCCAGAGTAACTCGACCGTTGAGGCCCCATTGACTATAAATATACCAAATGGTCAGTCATCTAGAGTTTCTGAAAGTTCCCAACCTCCTTGTTATACACAGGGCGTGAATATTACTGTACCGGTTTCTGTTCGGAAGCAGCCTCTGCCTGCAGTAACATCTAATGAAGGCTTGGATGTAAATGGATTAGCAAGTGGCAACAATGCTTctcgaaagaaaagaaaaccatggTCTGAGGCAGAGGACTTGGAACTCATTGCTGCTGTACAGAAATGTGGTGAAGGGAATTGGGCAAACATTCTAAAAGCAGACTTTAAGGGAGATAGGACTGCTTCACAGCTTTCTCAG AGGTGGGCCATTATACGGAAACGGCATGGAAACTTGAATGTGGGAATTGCAAATTCAACGGGGCCACAGCTTTCTGAAGCACAACTGGCTGCTCGTCATGCAGTGTCTCTAGCCCTCGATATGCCtgtgaaaaattcaagaacag GAGCAACACCAAATGGTACCTTTGGTAACTCTACACAACCTGCGGCTGCTGCTGAATCTCCTTTCCCTGGGAACATTGCTGGGCTGGCCCACCATCAAACTCAGCAAATTTCACAGCAAAGATCTTCTTCAGTGCAATCTTTAAGTATTGCACCAAAGTCTAGGGTTCCCCCGAAAAAAGCATCGCCAAAAGCTGATATGAGTCCCGATTCTATGGGAATAAAAGCTGCAGCAGTTGCTGCAGGGGCTCGCATTGCAACCCCTTCAGATGCTGCTTCGCTTCTGAAGGCTGCCCAGGCAAAAAATGCTGTACACATAATTCCTTCTGGTTCTTTAATTAAACCTTCTTCTATTCCTGGTGGCAGTGCCACCCAATCCAGGCCCCATCCTGGTGTAAACTTTAGAAGTACTGGGCTCGCTGTTACATCCAGCCATGCAGGCTCTGCTGCTGAGAAAGAATCGACTTCTGCAACCGCCAGCATTCCATCTGCTCCTGCTAAAGAACCAGCTATCTCCTTACAGAAGAGTAATATTTCCCCAGTTGTGGCCACTGAGCTTCCATTGAATCAAGAGGCCAGAAATGATGAGAAGATGGTTGATTCTGTAACGAACAATGTGATGAAGGAGCCGACCAAAGAAGATGGAACTTCTGCTTTAGACGATGCTGCAAAGCAGGTTACTGAAGATGACAAGGTTCTGGTAAAACCAGAAGTAGAGCAAGGAAATGAAACGCCAGTTGAGAAGTCTAATGTGGCACCGAATGCACCAGTGGCTGTAAGTGATCAAAGTGCTGTGGTGAGCACCCGGGCTGAGGGTGGAAATGACAATCGTGACAAGAACTGTGAGAACGGAAGTTTGCAGGTCGACGCGGCAGGCGTGGTATCTATAGAACATAGCAAAGAAGTAGACGGCACAAGCTAG
- the LOC104449189 gene encoding LOW QUALITY PROTEIN: protein NETWORKED 2A (The sequence of the model RefSeq protein was modified relative to this genomic sequence to represent the inferred CDS: inserted 2 bases in 1 codon), whose protein sequence is MLQRAASNAYSWWWASHIRTKQSKWLEQSLQDIEDKVQSTLKIIDGDGDSFAKRAEMYYKKRPELKGLVEDTYRAYRALAERYDLLSRELQGANRKIATAFPDEVQFDDDDDDDEQSFAGSFSEKPSGRDLPDAAKRRIPRVPKLPAKEFSSPSMLSSRKTKLKKNLSGVKTSVTPLPXFDQRRGSREIDKLQKGILALQTEKEFVKSSFERGRERYWEIENQVMEMQGTVCSLQDEFGIGTIIEDNEARTLMTTIALKSCKKALSRMQEQQEQSAEEAKEEQERIKKVHEKLKSLKGEFLSEERTTKDNVEEENSVGTSPKSRSSVQQDDESSWDGQKTEEVLNSDSKAALTMSELAERVDELVDKVINLETAVSSQTSLVSRLKLETDGLHTHIRTLEDEKETLMEGSDNMNSRLKELEKEMHRIKTLKQNVKDQNQNLISHFTEANSNLDHLSEKLQNVKLDEEDENGGTLFHETKTAGTNAKQGKEIEENEVQHVSDDKRDAEAKREENKDSVPTFDDPIKAAEEEMYVGSGPASEFDVMSERPQESVQHEKEENHDLFTETQDSQDDSEDHPDWRQMFLTGVEDREKFLLGEYTSVLRSYKDVRKKLSDVEKDNRDGLFELAMQIRELRNENASKDEEIMALRKKLGTPNGKPDGAEGVAASEDKATNQENPQESIPVGSSSQELSPSSLPKKKQPLYKLLLQHNFQGFMKSPSTREVDTRVSRAPAVTTMEEKFRVEIDELLEENIEFWLRFSTSIHQVQTFQTSFRDLQVELSKLFDDKKQDSSFKHQSLKSEARPIYRHLREIQTELKLWLEQNALLKDELESRFSALCRLQDEITRVSDPGSAARDPSLSEYQAAKFQGEVLNMKQENNRVADELNAGLDRVKKLKAEIETTIARLDEYLGISASKSHHPPRSRIPLRSFLFGVKLKKQKQPSIFACVSPAMQKDSDLGGGALPT, encoded by the exons ATGTTGCAGAGAGCAGCAAGTAATGCATATTCATGGTGGTGGGCAAGCCACATCAGGACCAAGCAATCAAAATGGCTTGAGCAGAGCCTCCAAG ATATTGAAGACAAGGTCCAGAGCACGCTGAAGATTATTGATGGCGATGGCGACTCTTTCGCGAAGCGAGCCGAAATGTACTACAAGAAGAGGCCGGAGCTCAAGGGCTTAGTGGAAGATACCTACCGGGCATACCGAGCTCTAGCCGAGAGATATGACCTCTTATCCAGAGAGCTTCAAGGCGCCAACCGCAAAATAGCCACGGCTTTTCCCGATGAAGTCCAATTtgacgacgatgacgacgatgacgaGCAAAGCTTCGCCGGCAGCTTCTCTGAGAAGCCGTCCGGCAGAGATCTTCCTGACGCTGCAAAACGGCGCATTCCTAGAGTGCCGAAGCTCCCTGCGAAAGAGTTCAGCAGCCCGTCAATGTTGAGCTCGAGGAAAACAAAGCTGAAGAAGAACTTGAGCGGCGTCAAGACTTCCGTCACTCCGCTTCC GTTTGACCAAAGACGAGGCTCTAGGGAGATCGACAAGCTTCAGAAAGGAATTTTAGCACTGCAGACCGAGAAGGAGTTCGTGAAGAGCTCGTTTGAGCGTGGGCGCGAGAGATACTGGGAAATAGAAAACCAGGTAATGGAAATGCAAGGCACAGTATGCAGCCTGCAGGATGAATTTGGAATCGGTACCATCATCGAGGACAACGAGGCTCGGACTCTAATGACCACGATAGCTTTGAAGTCTTGCAAGAAGGCCTTGTCCAGAATGCAGGAGCAACAGGAACAATCAGCCGAAGAGGCGAAAGAGGAACAGGAAAGAATCAAGAAAGTACACGAAAAGCTCAAATCTCTCAAAGGCGAATTTCTTTCTGAAGAGAGAACCACTAAGGACAATGTAGAGGAAGAAAATTCGGTCGGTACCAGTCCAAAATCAAGGAGTTCGGTCCAACAAGACGATGAGTCGAGCTGGGATGGTCAGAAGACGGAGGAAGTTCTCAATTCTGATTCGAAAGCGGCACTCACCATGTCGGAATTAGCAGAGAGAGTTGATGAACTGGTCGACAAGGTTATCAATTTGGAAACCGCGGTTTCTTCCCAGACCTCTCTTGTAAGTAGATTGAAATTGGAGACGGATGGCCTGCACACGCACATCCGGACCCtcgaagatgaaaaggaaactCTGATGGAAGGTTCGGACAACATGAACAGCAGGCTTAAAGAGCTGGAGAAGGAAATGCACCGGATCAAGACCCTGAAGCAGAATGTCAAGGACCAAAACCAGAACCTCATCTCTCATTTTACAGAAGCCAACTCGAACCTCGACCATCTCTCAGAGAAGTTGCAGAATGTGAAGCTGGATGAGGAGGATGAGAACGGCGGAACATTATTCCATGAAACGAAAACCGCTGGTACGAACGCTAAACAAGGAAAGGAGATTGAAGAGAATGAAGTGCAGCACGTCTCTGACGACAAAAGAGATGCGGAGGCAAAGCGAGAGGAGAATAAGGACAGTGTTCCTACTTTCGATGATCCCATCAAAGCTGCGGAGGAAGAGATGTATGTGGGATCTGGCCCTGCTAGCGAGTTTGATGTTATGTCTGAGAGACCCCAAGAATCGGTGCAGCACGAGAAGGAAGAGAACCATGATCTGTTTACCGAGACTCAGGACTCACAGGATGACAGCGAAGATCATCCCGACTGGAGGCAGATGTTCTTGACTGGCGTAGAGGACAGAGAGAAATTTTTACTAGGGGAGTACACTTCGGTTCTCAGGAGTTACAAGGACGTGAGGAAGAAGCTAAGCGACGTGGAGAAGGATAACAGGGATGGCCTCTTTGAATTGGCGATGCAGATCAGGGAATTACGAAATGAGAATGCTTCAAAGGACGAGGAGATCATGGCTCTTCGCAAAAAATTAGGCACGCCGAATGGGAAGCCGGATGGTGCTGAAGGCGTTGCTGCATCAGAAGATAAGGCTACGAATCAAGAAAATCCCCAAGAGAGCATCCCGGTCGGATCTAGCTCTCAAGAATTGAGTCCATCATCGCTGCCGAAGAAAAAACAGCCGCTCTACAAACTGCTGCTTCAACATAATTTCCAAGGCTTCATGAAGAGTCCTTCTACTAGAGAGGTAGACACCAGAGTAAGTAGAGCTCCAGCTGTTACTACCATGGAAGAGAAGTTCCGAGTGGAGATTGACGAGCTCCTAGAGGAAAACATTGAATTCTGGTTGAGATTCAGCACGTCGATCCATCAGGTGCAGACTTTCCAAACAAGTTTCCGTGATCTACAAGTTGAGTTATCAAAGTTGTTCGATGACAAGAAACAAGATTCAAGCTTTAAGCACCAATCTTTGAAGTCTGAAGCTCGTCCGATATACAGACACTTGAGAGAGATACAGACCGAACTCAAGTTGTGGTTGGAGCAAAATGCGCTATTGAAGGATGAATTGGAGAGTCGATTTTCTGCCTTGTGCCGGTTACAGGACGAGATAACGAGAGTTTCTGACCCGGGGTCTGCTGCTAGAGATCCCTCTCTGAGTGAGTATCAAGCTGCGAAGTTCCAGGGCGAGGTCCTGAACATGAAGCAAGAGAACAACAGGGTCGCCGACGAACTGAATGCCGGTCTGGACCGGGTAAAGAAGCTGAAGGCCGAGATTGAGACAACCATCGCAAGACTAGATGAGTATCTCGGAATTTCGGCATCAAAAAGCCATCACCCCCCCAGGTCAAGAATACCCTTGAGGTCCTTCTTGTTCGGGGTCAAgctgaagaagcagaagcagccATCGATCTTTGCATGCGTGAGTCCTGCGATGCAGAAGGACAGCGACCTCGGAGGCGGTGCATTGCCTACTTAG